The following coding sequences lie in one Erwinia amylovora genomic window:
- a CDS encoding flagellin — protein MAQVINTNALSLMAQTNLNKSQASLGTAIQRLSSGLRINSAKDDAAGQAISNRFTASIEGMTQAARNANDGISLAQTTEGALNEINDNLLNIRRLTEQALNGTNSESDKKSVQEEITARLAEIGRIAKDTDFNGVNVLDGSTSQLQIQIGAKDGQTIGIDLPAMDLEKLGLDGYDVTGALASSGAKPTLDAAGNKITLNDKVNAGAEQVTLNASAMSSIEAAVGAAAGDVSLYSVGEAGKETYYALDSATGEATEVTLKGDGSGVLATATAGEKLSAVDADILANGPSKLTGEGEVLKAGQEIDLAGTAHKLTEQDMTDIAAEMGVDAADMELIGLTDDAGAVKYYAVHTDASGVKTAAEMTLADNAGAITAAKGTALAAADTQKLGELAHGNNGLLATMDSALAQVDSFRSGLGAVQNRFNSIISNLNTTVNNMTEAKSRILDADFSAEVSSMSRANILQQAGITVLSQANQVPQNVLSLLR, from the coding sequence ATGGCCCAGGTCATTAACACTAACGCACTGAGTCTGATGGCTCAGACTAACCTGAACAAATCCCAGGCCTCTCTGGGCACCGCGATCCAGCGTCTGTCTTCCGGCCTGCGTATCAACAGTGCGAAAGATGATGCTGCCGGTCAGGCTATCAGCAACCGTTTCACTGCCAGCATCGAAGGCATGACTCAGGCGGCACGTAACGCCAACGACGGTATCTCTCTGGCGCAGACCACTGAAGGTGCACTGAACGAAATCAACGACAACCTGCTGAACATTCGTCGTCTGACCGAGCAGGCGCTGAACGGCACCAACTCAGAATCTGATAAGAAATCCGTACAGGAAGAGATCACCGCGCGTCTGGCTGAAATCGGCCGTATCGCTAAAGACACCGACTTCAACGGCGTGAACGTGCTGGACGGTTCTACTTCTCAGCTGCAGATTCAGATCGGCGCGAAAGATGGCCAGACTATCGGCATCGACCTGCCGGCAATGGACCTGGAAAAACTGGGCCTGGATGGCTACGACGTGACCGGCGCGCTGGCCAGCTCGGGTGCTAAACCTACGCTGGATGCGGCAGGTAACAAAATTACGCTGAACGACAAGGTTAACGCGGGTGCGGAACAAGTTACCCTTAATGCCTCAGCGATGTCATCGATTGAAGCAGCCGTTGGTGCAGCTGCGGGTGATGTTTCTCTGTACAGCGTTGGTGAAGCAGGTAAAGAAACTTACTATGCCCTTGACTCCGCGACTGGCGAAGCGACAGAAGTCACTCTTAAGGGTGATGGCTCAGGCGTACTGGCTACAGCTACCGCCGGTGAAAAACTCAGCGCCGTTGATGCCGATATCCTGGCAAATGGCCCAAGCAAGCTGACTGGTGAAGGCGAAGTGCTTAAAGCAGGTCAGGAAATCGATCTTGCCGGCACAGCGCATAAGCTGACCGAGCAGGATATGACTGATATCGCTGCGGAAATGGGTGTTGATGCCGCTGACATGGAGCTTATCGGCCTGACTGATGATGCGGGCGCAGTTAAGTACTATGCGGTTCACACCGATGCATCTGGCGTGAAAACTGCCGCAGAGATGACTCTGGCTGATAATGCAGGCGCAATCACTGCCGCTAAAGGCACTGCTCTGGCGGCTGCAGATACGCAGAAACTGGGCGAGCTGGCTCATGGCAACAATGGCCTGCTGGCAACCATGGACTCCGCGCTGGCACAGGTTGACAGCTTCCGTTCAGGTCTGGGTGCGGTGCAGAACCGTTTCAACTCTATTATCAGCAACCTGAACACCACCGTGAACAACATGACTGAAGCTAAGTCGCGCATCCTGGATGCTGACTTCTCTGCAGAAGTGTCTTCCATGAGCCGTGCCAACATCCTGCAGCAGGCCGGTATCACCGTACTGTCACAGGCAAACCAGGTTCCTCAGAACGTACTGAGCCTGCTGCGTTAA
- a CDS encoding winged helix-turn-helix domain-containing protein has protein sequence MDNNIIIGDLVRLDRRTRSLSRTQDGKSVMLPTSACRCLAALAQAKEQVLSQEQLMDIGWRHAGIEVTDNSVRVMITKIRRALVTLKVDERIQLIAVTRSGYRLIVRADRPGATAVSAAEPDVQTARNLTASAGGELPVIAPRQLLQRRIAAGVAGLVLGCCAVAVTSWLLTINPVPVHYMRWYDEKTPPQTEVWVAGEAQPDKQRVLQTLQLYTQFALHKDGDINAEHARYLYITTGKSSPNLGLIACVTPLRDSENNCESYSFTYR, from the coding sequence ATGGATAACAATATTATCATCGGTGATCTGGTCAGGCTGGACAGGCGCACCCGATCGCTGTCGCGCACTCAGGACGGAAAAAGCGTCATGCTCCCGACCTCTGCCTGCCGCTGTCTGGCAGCCCTGGCACAGGCGAAAGAACAGGTGTTATCTCAAGAGCAGCTAATGGATATTGGCTGGCGACATGCCGGGATAGAGGTCACCGACAACAGCGTGCGGGTGATGATCACCAAAATTCGCCGTGCGCTGGTCACACTCAAGGTGGACGAGCGCATCCAGCTGATCGCCGTCACGCGCAGCGGATACCGGCTGATAGTGCGTGCGGATCGGCCTGGCGCGACGGCTGTCTCCGCAGCAGAGCCTGACGTACAGACTGCCCGCAACCTGACCGCTTCGGCGGGCGGTGAGTTGCCCGTTATAGCCCCCCGCCAGCTGTTGCAACGCCGCATCGCGGCTGGCGTGGCGGGGCTGGTTTTGGGCTGCTGCGCGGTGGCTGTGACCAGCTGGCTACTAACCATCAACCCGGTGCCGGTTCATTATATGCGCTGGTACGATGAAAAAACCCCTCCCCAGACTGAAGTCTGGGTAGCCGGGGAAGCTCAGCCAGATAAACAACGGGTCCTCCAGACGCTGCAACTCTATACGCAGTTCGCGCTACATAAAGATGGGGATATCAATGCGGAGCATGCCCGTTATCTCTACATTACGACCGGCAAATCCAGCCCTAATCTGGGCCTGATCGCCTGTGTCACCCCGCTGCGGGATTCGGAGAACAACTGTGAATCATACTCTTTTACATACCGTTAA
- a CDS encoding acyltransferase, with amino-acid sequence MNRFNPGYFTEDELRDFGIASVGVNVRVARNCTIIGLANISIGDNVRIDGYSTITASGEGFFKLGSYIHLGGHSTILATGGVVMDDFTCISHGVRIYTTSDDYSGEFMTNPTVPAYLTRVTCETITLSRHVIVGSQSTILPGVHLAEGTAVGANSLVSHHTQPWSIYGGSPAKKIKDRKRNPLTLEKRL; translated from the coding sequence ATGAACAGGTTTAACCCCGGTTATTTTACTGAGGATGAGCTAAGAGACTTTGGCATTGCATCGGTAGGCGTCAATGTGCGCGTAGCACGCAACTGCACCATCATTGGACTGGCTAATATCAGCATTGGCGACAACGTCAGGATTGATGGATATTCCACCATAACTGCCAGCGGGGAAGGTTTTTTCAAGCTGGGTTCTTACATTCATCTTGGTGGTCATAGCACCATTCTGGCCACTGGGGGCGTGGTGATGGATGACTTCACCTGCATATCGCACGGCGTAAGGATCTACACCACCAGTGATGATTACAGCGGTGAGTTTATGACCAACCCGACCGTGCCTGCATACCTGACTCGCGTCACCTGCGAGACAATTACGCTTAGCCGACATGTGATTGTCGGTTCACAATCCACTATTTTGCCGGGTGTGCATCTTGCCGAAGGGACTGCCGTGGGTGCCAACTCGTTAGTCAGTCACCATACGCAGCCCTGGTCGATCTACGGCGGATCACCGGCTAAAAAAATCAAAGACCGTAAACGTAATCCGCTTACCCTTGAGAAACGGCTTTAG
- a CDS encoding DegT/DnrJ/EryC1/StrS family aminotransferase, whose amino-acid sequence MQSDKKIYVTRPLMPPLEEFIPYLEQIWHNQQLTNNGPCHQQLEQALAEYLGVQHISLFSNGTMALLTALQALRISGEVLTTPYSFVATAHSLLWNGLTPVFVDTEADGFNLDAEKLEQAITARTTAIMPVHCYGVPCNTARIRQIADLYGLKVIYDAAHAFGVQQHGRSVLLEGDLSVVSFHATKVFNTIEGGAIISHDASMKRRIDLLKNFGIADETTVVAAGINGKMNELQAAYGLLQLKHIDGAIAQRAASDQLYRQGLARIGGISVPDIPAGMKWNYAYFPIVVEAEYAISRDQLYQALTAQNIISRRYFYPLISHFHMYKDAPGAQVDNLLNAQRAAGRVICLPLYPGLEEKTIAHIVQIIRYHSDNA is encoded by the coding sequence ATGCAATCTGATAAAAAAATCTACGTTACCCGCCCGTTGATGCCACCGCTGGAGGAGTTTATTCCCTACCTGGAGCAAATCTGGCATAACCAGCAGTTAACCAATAACGGCCCCTGTCACCAGCAGCTGGAGCAGGCGCTGGCGGAATATCTCGGCGTACAGCATATCAGCCTGTTTTCCAACGGCACCATGGCATTGCTAACCGCACTGCAGGCGTTGCGCATCAGTGGGGAAGTGCTGACCACGCCCTATTCATTCGTTGCCACCGCGCATTCACTGCTGTGGAACGGTCTGACCCCGGTGTTTGTCGATACCGAGGCGGACGGTTTTAATCTCGATGCGGAAAAGCTGGAGCAGGCCATTACCGCGCGTACCACGGCGATTATGCCGGTGCACTGCTATGGCGTTCCCTGCAACACGGCACGTATCCGTCAGATAGCCGATCTCTATGGTCTTAAGGTGATATACGATGCCGCCCACGCTTTCGGCGTGCAGCAACACGGGCGCAGCGTGCTGCTGGAGGGCGATCTCTCCGTCGTCAGTTTCCATGCCACCAAGGTGTTCAACACCATTGAGGGCGGGGCAATTATCAGTCATGACGCCAGCATGAAGCGCCGTATCGACCTGCTGAAAAATTTTGGCATTGCTGATGAAACCACCGTGGTGGCAGCGGGCATCAACGGCAAAATGAATGAATTGCAGGCGGCTTACGGGCTGTTACAGCTTAAGCATATTGACGGCGCCATCGCCCAGCGCGCCGCCAGCGACCAGCTGTACCGGCAGGGGCTGGCGCGGATCGGCGGCATATCCGTGCCTGATATCCCCGCCGGCATGAAATGGAACTATGCCTATTTCCCTATCGTGGTTGAAGCGGAATATGCAATCAGCCGCGACCAGTTGTACCAGGCGCTGACCGCACAGAACATTATTTCACGTCGCTATTTTTACCCGCTGATCAGCCATTTTCATATGTATAAGGATGCGCCAGGCGCACAGGTGGATAACCTGCTAAATGCGCAGCGGGCGGCCGGTAGGGTTATCTGTCTGCCGCTTTATCCGGGGCTGGAAGAGAAGACGATTGCGCACATTGTGCAGATTATTCGTTATCACTCGGACAACGCGTGA
- a CDS encoding bifunctional class I SAM-dependent methyltransferase/glycosyltransferase: protein MNTLYASWHYSPAAIASAACLYRFTSADISTASVLEVGCAAGGNLLRHAAAYPQSICVGIDIDAGRIAEGVRQAQEAALSNLHFYCLGLQDLLSIEVGKFDYIIIPSIYNMLDAHARRALINWCQRQLGPNGIIALCWSTQPGARTQQQLRQAIAYHCRSAQTEQEWLASARGMLSFIEMSKADGLLKQAAGAALLLTDAELLGQYLEDNQDTCLIGDFAVRVNAEQLQLLGDVVPQYEMAEYYGEKVAMLQQAVAPVSDPLQLRQYLDFAVMRSERFSLLVAQKSAQSFSDKPDLNQLATMHWAASCVPGDEEQVRITRYGEKVDASHPAIRCILDWLSAAWPRSLSTQQIIRLTLEPESPDDHREVILAALQRLFLNKPPSLYLSSTPSPYNSAAAQALQPICAYSEAEAGAAALCARTNWWGERLAFKQQEHALWLRGLTIENEQDAKLALALAGKGLLRGDALSWSRFWQRIYSCGDQALLNGCMRSYLLATSAESAGGMLTCVQQQVIRSAKPACSVNAKKARRAEELLNAGCMTQAKEIIAALLAEHADDGKFLLLAATTFHKCGDNAMALTLATKRLSLDGDCQPAINLLASIASGQDSMLPLAKILFQHLLKQDDRNSELWLKLSGMYNMAHDLAREERCLQNAIQRDAANAVNMLRMATVYSHTGRLEEAKALCQKALKGQLSAICRANAQAMYLFILSHDAVLTAEEKFLAHREFGQLAHRWARAVMPTSRQPQPRGEREKIRIGFVSGDLNSHPVHHFFWPVWKTLNRDRYELYAYATGKQDAVSKGYQSSATVFRHVAALNAVELARQISEDGIDVLIDLSGFTNGNRLLSFALKPAPIQMSWIGFVGTTGLQEMDYYIIYHGMAEPGELDGIFSEKLVSLPSAKLFEYHASAPEINPLPALKNGYLTLGNFNRPQKLTAAMLDCWAKILLALPDARLLFGHMADQQMSDHYLAEMTRRGVQPPQLVFRSKQNFAGYMAMHHEVDILLDSHPYSAGTTAQHAIWMGVPLITAIEGSAVSRTTAMAMKTLNLDEFVCNSLDEYAQKVIAWNSRYQELDAIRQSMRARIAQREQAHSHNAYYFEQMIDAVWQRHLAGQPPAPLFIADAHRRDKPHAI from the coding sequence GTGAATACTTTATATGCTTCCTGGCATTATTCCCCGGCTGCCATCGCCTCGGCCGCGTGCCTGTATCGTTTTACCAGCGCGGATATCAGCACGGCCTCTGTGTTAGAAGTTGGCTGCGCGGCTGGCGGCAATTTACTCCGTCATGCAGCGGCTTATCCGCAAAGTATCTGCGTGGGTATTGATATTGATGCCGGACGCATTGCTGAAGGAGTACGCCAGGCGCAGGAAGCCGCACTGAGCAATCTGCACTTTTACTGCCTGGGATTGCAGGACCTGTTATCCATTGAGGTGGGGAAATTCGATTATATTATTATCCCGTCCATATACAACATGCTGGACGCCCACGCCCGCCGCGCGCTAATTAACTGGTGCCAGCGCCAGCTAGGCCCGAATGGCATTATCGCCCTGTGCTGGAGCACCCAGCCGGGAGCGCGTACGCAGCAGCAGCTGCGCCAGGCGATTGCTTACCACTGCCGCTCTGCACAGACGGAACAGGAGTGGCTGGCCAGCGCCAGGGGAATGCTGTCATTCATTGAAATGAGTAAGGCTGACGGCCTGCTGAAGCAGGCTGCGGGTGCGGCGCTGTTACTAACCGACGCCGAACTACTGGGCCAGTACCTTGAAGACAATCAGGATACCTGCCTGATCGGCGACTTTGCCGTGCGCGTAAATGCGGAACAGCTGCAGCTGCTGGGGGACGTGGTGCCACAGTACGAGATGGCGGAGTACTATGGCGAAAAGGTTGCCATGCTGCAACAGGCCGTTGCCCCGGTCAGCGACCCTTTACAGCTGCGGCAGTACCTTGATTTTGCCGTCATGCGCAGCGAGCGTTTCAGCCTGCTGGTGGCACAGAAATCAGCGCAGAGCTTTAGCGATAAACCTGACCTTAATCAGCTGGCAACTATGCACTGGGCGGCCAGCTGTGTGCCGGGGGATGAAGAACAGGTGCGCATTACCCGCTATGGCGAAAAAGTGGATGCCAGTCATCCGGCGATCCGATGCATTCTTGACTGGCTAAGTGCCGCCTGGCCGCGCAGCCTGAGCACGCAGCAGATAATCCGGTTAACCCTGGAGCCGGAAAGTCCTGACGATCATCGCGAAGTCATACTGGCGGCCTTGCAAAGGCTGTTTCTTAATAAACCGCCTTCGCTGTATCTGAGCAGCACGCCCTCACCCTACAACAGTGCCGCAGCGCAAGCGTTGCAGCCGATCTGCGCCTACAGCGAGGCCGAAGCAGGCGCTGCGGCCCTGTGCGCACGCACCAACTGGTGGGGAGAGCGTCTGGCCTTTAAGCAGCAGGAGCATGCGCTCTGGCTACGCGGGCTGACCATTGAAAATGAACAGGATGCGAAACTCGCCCTTGCCCTTGCCGGTAAAGGTTTGCTCCGCGGGGATGCACTGAGCTGGTCACGCTTTTGGCAGCGTATCTACTCCTGTGGCGACCAGGCTCTGCTGAATGGCTGTATGCGTTCTTATCTGCTGGCGACCAGCGCCGAAAGCGCGGGTGGCATGCTGACCTGTGTGCAACAACAGGTGATACGTTCGGCAAAACCGGCGTGCAGCGTGAATGCTAAAAAGGCGCGCAGAGCCGAAGAGTTGCTCAATGCGGGCTGTATGACTCAGGCTAAAGAAATCATTGCCGCGCTGCTGGCAGAACACGCGGACGATGGCAAATTCCTGCTGCTGGCGGCAACCACTTTTCACAAGTGCGGCGACAACGCAATGGCATTAACTCTGGCGACGAAAAGGCTCAGTCTCGACGGCGATTGCCAGCCGGCGATCAATCTGCTGGCGTCCATCGCCTCCGGTCAGGACAGCATGTTACCGCTGGCAAAAATTCTGTTCCAGCATCTGCTAAAGCAGGACGATAGAAATAGCGAACTGTGGCTGAAACTCTCCGGTATGTACAATATGGCGCACGACCTGGCGCGGGAAGAGCGCTGCCTGCAGAACGCGATACAGCGTGATGCGGCCAACGCCGTCAATATGTTGCGTATGGCGACGGTGTACAGTCATACCGGGCGGCTGGAAGAGGCTAAAGCGTTATGCCAGAAGGCGCTGAAGGGGCAGTTATCGGCCATCTGCCGGGCGAATGCCCAAGCGATGTATCTGTTTATCCTGTCGCACGATGCGGTGCTGACGGCAGAGGAAAAATTCCTTGCCCACCGCGAATTCGGTCAGTTAGCCCACCGCTGGGCGCGCGCCGTGATGCCGACAAGCAGGCAGCCGCAGCCGCGCGGTGAGCGCGAGAAAATACGCATTGGTTTTGTCTCCGGGGATTTGAATTCGCATCCGGTGCATCATTTTTTCTGGCCGGTATGGAAAACCCTCAACCGCGATCGCTATGAACTTTATGCCTATGCCACGGGCAAACAGGATGCGGTAAGCAAAGGTTATCAGTCTTCTGCCACCGTCTTCCGCCACGTTGCCGCTCTGAATGCCGTGGAGCTGGCGCGTCAGATCAGCGAAGACGGCATTGATGTATTGATCGACCTGTCGGGCTTTACCAACGGTAACCGGCTGTTGAGCTTTGCGCTGAAGCCGGCTCCGATACAGATGTCGTGGATTGGCTTTGTCGGCACCACCGGCCTGCAGGAGATGGATTACTACATTATTTATCACGGTATGGCAGAACCCGGCGAGCTGGACGGCATCTTCAGTGAAAAACTGGTTTCTCTGCCTTCAGCGAAACTGTTTGAGTATCACGCCAGTGCGCCCGAAATCAACCCGTTACCCGCACTAAAAAACGGCTACCTGACGCTGGGCAACTTCAACCGTCCGCAAAAACTGACTGCGGCAATGCTTGACTGCTGGGCAAAAATCCTGCTGGCGCTGCCGGATGCCCGTCTGCTGTTTGGTCATATGGCCGACCAGCAGATGAGCGATCATTATCTGGCGGAAATGACCCGGCGCGGCGTACAGCCGCCACAGCTGGTGTTCCGTAGCAAACAGAATTTTGCCGGTTACATGGCAATGCATCATGAGGTCGATATCCTGCTGGACAGCCATCCTTACTCGGCGGGCACCACGGCGCAGCACGCCATCTGGATGGGCGTGCCGCTGATCACCGCCATCGAAGGTTCCGCCGTCTCGCGCACCACGGCAATGGCGATGAAAACCCTTAATCTCGATGAGTTTGTCTGTAATAGCCTGGATGAGTATGCGCAAAAGGTGATCGCCTGGAACTCGCGCTATCAGGAGCTTGATGCCATTCGCCAGTCAATGAGAGCGCGTATTGCGCAGCGTGAGCAGGCACACAGTCACAACGCGTACTATTTTGAGCAGATGATTGATGCCGTCTGGCAGCGCCATCTTGCCGGGCAGCCGCCCGCGCCGCTGTTTATTGCCGATGCGCACCGCCGGGATAAGCCACATGCAATCTGA
- the fliR gene encoding flagellar biosynthetic protein FliR has product MAFSLPLPQIYDQLGHYFLVMVRIAALLTVAPVFSEKGVNTRVRVGLALLIAVLLGGNIPDSHIALYSFQGVWAVGKQLLIGAALGLSMQLLFVAVRMAGEIVGMQMGLSFATFFDPNAGNVPVIARFLNLLVTLLFLVFNGHLWLIALLAESFHQLPVDAAPLHNGGFFLLVQQAGLVFREGLMLGLPIISLLLCINFTLGLLNRLTPQLSIFVIGFPLTLTVGMVALSLISQTLAPFIEKLMATVFDNLAALISALA; this is encoded by the coding sequence ATGGCTTTCTCCCTTCCGCTGCCGCAGATATACGATCAGCTCGGTCACTACTTCCTGGTGATGGTGCGCATTGCCGCGCTGCTGACCGTGGCCCCGGTGTTTAGTGAAAAGGGCGTCAATACCCGCGTGCGCGTTGGGCTGGCGCTGCTGATAGCTGTACTGCTTGGCGGCAATATCCCGGACAGCCATATCGCACTCTACTCGTTTCAGGGCGTCTGGGCGGTAGGTAAACAGCTGCTGATTGGCGCGGCCTTAGGGTTGTCGATGCAGCTTTTGTTTGTGGCGGTGCGTATGGCGGGCGAAATCGTCGGTATGCAGATGGGGCTGTCCTTCGCCACCTTCTTTGATCCCAACGCCGGTAATGTGCCGGTGATTGCCCGTTTTCTTAATCTGCTGGTCACGCTGCTGTTTCTGGTGTTTAACGGCCATCTGTGGCTGATTGCACTGCTGGCGGAAAGTTTTCATCAGCTGCCGGTTGACGCTGCTCCGTTGCATAACGGTGGCTTCTTCCTGCTGGTGCAGCAGGCCGGGCTGGTGTTCCGCGAAGGGCTGATGCTGGGGCTGCCAATTATTTCGCTGTTGCTGTGCATTAACTTTACCCTGGGATTACTGAACCGCCTGACCCCGCAGCTCTCCATATTTGTTATTGGCTTTCCGTTAACGCTCACCGTAGGCATGGTAGCACTGTCGCTTATTTCGCAAACGCTGGCACCTTTCATCGAAAAACTGATGGCCACCGTATTTGACAACCTTGCCGCGCTGATATCGGCGCTGGCCTGA
- the fliQ gene encoding flagellar biosynthesis protein FliQ, with protein MTPESVMSLGIQAIKLGLMVAGPLLLAALATGLIISILQAATQINEMTMTFIPKILVIIGVAVVLGPWMMRNFIEYTRLTLTNIPFVIG; from the coding sequence ATGACACCTGAAAGCGTAATGAGCCTCGGCATCCAGGCGATTAAACTCGGCCTGATGGTGGCCGGGCCGCTGCTGCTGGCGGCACTCGCCACCGGCCTGATTATCAGTATTCTGCAGGCCGCCACGCAGATTAACGAAATGACCATGACCTTCATCCCGAAAATTCTGGTGATTATCGGGGTGGCGGTGGTGCTGGGGCCGTGGATGATGCGCAATTTCATTGAATATACCCGTTTGACGCTCACCAACATTCCGTTTGTTATTGGCTGA
- the fliP gene encoding flagellar type III secretion system pore protein FliP (The bacterial flagellar biogenesis protein FliP forms a type III secretion system (T3SS)-type pore required for flagellar assembly.), producing the protein MKPRTVLRTLLLIAGMLPAVGALAANSDITLASPQGNGGWTLPVQTLVLLSSLTFLPAILLMMTGFTRIIIVLGLMRNALGTPTSPPNQVLVGLALFLTFYVMSPVFNQIYEQAWQPLQEDKITMEVALEQGVKPLRAFMLDQTRENDLAMFAQMAKAGEFKGPEEVPLGILVPAFVTSELKTAFQIGFTIFIPFLIIDLVVASILMALGMMMVPPATIALPFKLMLFVLVDGWQLLMGSLAQSFYS; encoded by the coding sequence ATGAAGCCCCGTACCGTGTTGCGCACGCTGTTGCTGATCGCGGGCATGCTGCCAGCGGTTGGCGCGCTGGCGGCCAACAGCGATATCACCCTGGCCAGCCCGCAGGGCAATGGCGGCTGGACGTTGCCGGTGCAAACGCTGGTACTGCTTAGCTCGCTGACCTTTTTACCCGCAATATTACTGATGATGACCGGCTTTACCCGCATCATTATTGTGCTGGGACTGATGCGCAATGCCCTGGGAACGCCAACGTCTCCGCCCAATCAGGTACTGGTTGGCCTGGCGCTGTTCCTTACTTTCTACGTGATGTCGCCGGTATTCAATCAGATATACGAGCAGGCCTGGCAGCCGCTGCAGGAAGACAAAATCACCATGGAAGTCGCTCTGGAGCAGGGCGTTAAGCCGCTGCGTGCCTTTATGCTGGACCAGACGCGGGAAAATGATTTGGCGATGTTTGCGCAAATGGCCAAAGCCGGTGAATTTAAAGGACCGGAAGAGGTACCGCTCGGCATTCTGGTGCCGGCCTTTGTCACCAGCGAACTGAAAACCGCCTTCCAGATTGGTTTTACTATCTTTATTCCGTTTCTGATTATTGACCTGGTGGTTGCCAGTATTCTGATGGCGCTCGGGATGATGATGGTGCCTCCGGCGACTATCGCCTTGCCTTTCAAACTGATGCTGTTCGTGCTGGTCGACGGCTGGCAGCTGCTGATGGGTTCGCTGGCACAGAGTTTCTACAGTTAG
- the fliO gene encoding flagellar biosynthetic protein FliO, with protein MKTSSSIIHSVPTGGPPASDSVLLTVSGALALIVLFMVALAWLARRSGITRRFNDGNSLITVVATKSLGTRERVVVIDVEDRRLVLGVTATQIACLDRMEKPADAEPEMQARPVADFPALLSKLRHKYGKGGDR; from the coding sequence ATGAAAACCTCATCGTCAATCATTCATTCCGTACCCACGGGCGGCCCGCCCGCGTCTGATTCCGTGCTGCTTACGGTATCTGGCGCGCTGGCGTTAATCGTTCTTTTTATGGTCGCGCTGGCCTGGCTGGCCCGTCGCAGCGGTATTACCCGCCGCTTTAATGACGGTAACAGCCTGATAACCGTGGTGGCCACTAAATCGCTTGGCACACGCGAGCGGGTGGTGGTGATTGACGTCGAGGACCGTCGTCTGGTGTTGGGGGTGACGGCAACGCAGATCGCCTGTCTTGACCGCATGGAAAAACCCGCTGATGCAGAACCGGAGATGCAGGCGAGGCCAGTCGCTGATTTCCCGGCGTTACTGAGCAAACTGCGACACAAATATGGCAAAGGGGGGGACCGATGA
- the fliN gene encoding flagellar motor switch protein FliN encodes MSDNKLSSGSAVNDLGAEAMSEQTSEGMTQAMSATHISDELNLILDIPVKMTVELGRTKMTIKELLRLSQGSVVALDGLAGEPLDILINGYLIAQGEVVVVSDKFGIRITDIITPSERMHRLSR; translated from the coding sequence ATGAGCGACAATAAACTCTCGTCGGGTTCAGCTGTAAATGACCTGGGGGCTGAGGCGATGAGCGAACAGACCTCAGAGGGAATGACACAAGCTATGTCCGCAACACATATTTCTGATGAATTGAATTTAATTCTCGATATCCCGGTAAAAATGACCGTGGAGCTGGGTCGTACCAAAATGACCATTAAAGAGCTGCTGCGTTTAAGTCAGGGTTCGGTCGTTGCGCTGGATGGTTTGGCGGGGGAACCGCTGGATATTTTGATTAACGGCTATTTAATTGCTCAGGGTGAAGTGGTAGTGGTTTCCGATAAATTCGGTATTCGTATCACCGATATTATTACCCCTTCTGAGCGTATGCATCGCCTGAGCAGATAA